Part of the Paenarthrobacter sp. JL.01a genome is shown below.
CCAGAGCGAACTCCAGGTCAGAACCCTTGGCCTGAACGCGGTAACCGGTACCAACGATTTCAAGCTTCTTCTCGTAGCCCTCGGTAACGCCCTGGATCATGTTGGCGATCAGGGTGCGGGTCAGGCCGTGCAGCGAACGCGAGTTGCGCTCGTCGTTCGGGCGGGTGACCGTGAGAGTGTTCTCTTCCAGGGAGACCTCGATCGGGCTGGCAACAGTGTGGCTCAGCTCGCCCTTGGAACCCTTGACGCTGATGACGGAGCCATCGAGCTTGACCTCAACTCCGGCAGGAACGGTGATGGGGAGACGTCCAATACGTGACATTATTCTCTTCCTTTCCCGTTACCAGACGTACGCGAGGACTTCGCCGCCCACGCCCTTCTTACCGGCCTGCTTGTCAGTCAGGAGGCCGGAAGAGGTGGACAGGATTGCGATACCCAGGCCACCCAGCACGTGAGGCAGGTTGGTGGACTTCGCGTAAACGCGGAGACCCGGCTTGGAGATGCGGCGGACGCCAGCGATGGAACGCTCGCGGTTCGGACCGAACTTCAGGTCGATGGTCAGCTTCTTGCCAACCTCTGCGTCCTCTTCCTTCCAGCCGGCAATGAAGCCTTCAGCCTTGAGGATGTCGGCAACGCGTGCCTTCAGTTTGCTGTACGGCATGGACACGGAGTCGTGGTATGCCGAGTTTGCATTGCGCAGACGCGTGAGCATGTCTGCGACAGGATCTGTCATAGTCATTTGGGCTATAGCCCTTCCTCGTACCGGTTTCCGCTGCGCGTGTTCTTACGAACCTGCGCGGACGGACCTGTCACGTAGTTAGTTTTCGGTCTTGAACGGGAAACCAAGCGCCTTGAGCAGCGCGCGGCCTTCGTCGTCGGTCTTGGCGGTAGTTACAACCGTGATGTCCATACCGCGAACGCGGTCGATGGAGTCCTGGTCGATTTCGTGGAACATAACCTGCTCGGTCAGACCGAAGGTGTAGTTTCCGTTACCGTCGAACTGCTTGCCGTTGAGGCCGCGGAAGTCACGGATACGCGGCAGAGCCAGCGAAACCAGACGATCCACGAATTCCCACATGCGGTCGCCACGCAGAGTTGCGTGTGCACCGATCGGCATGCCTTCACGCAGCTTGAACTGTGCGATCGACTTGCGGGCCTTGGTTACCTGCGGCTTCTGGCCGGTGATCAGGGTGAGGTCGCGGACAGCGCCGTCGATCAGCTTGGAGTCCTTAGCGGCATCTCCAACACCCATGTTCACAACAACCTTCACCAGGCGGGGAACCTGGTTCACGTTCGCGTAGTTGAATTCGTCCTGCAGCGACTTCTTGATGGTCTCTGCGTACTTCGTCTTCAGACGCGGAACGATCTTCACTGGAGTCTCGAGAGTCTCAGTCATTAGATGTCCTTCCCGGTGGCCTTGGACACGCGGATGCGAACGGTCTTGGTACGGCCGTCCTTCTCAACGGTGTCGAGACGGAAACCAACGCGGGTCGGCTTCTTGGTCGACGGGTCTACCAGAGCAACGTTGGAGACGTGGATCGGGGCTTCAACAACCTCGATGCCGCCGGTCTTGGTGCCGCGCTGCGACTGTCCAACCTTGGTGTGCTTGGTGACGCGGTTGATTCCCTCTACCAGCACGCGGTTGGTGTCAGGGAATACGCGCAGGACCTTGCCCTGCTTGCCGCGGTCGCCGCCGCGTTCCTGCTTGGCGCCGGTGATGACCTGAACGAGGTCACCCTTCTTGATCTTAGCCATGGACTAGAGCACCTCCGGGGCCAGCGAAACGATCTTCATGAACTTCTTGTCGCGAAGTTCACGACCAACCGGGCCGAAGATACGGGTACCGCGGGGGTCCCCGTCGTTCTTCAGGATCACAGCTGCGTTCTCGTCAAACTTGATGTAGGAACCATCCGCACGGCGGCGTTCCTTCTTGGTACGAACGATGACGGCCTTGACGACGTCACCCTTCTTTACGTTTCCGCCAGGGATAGCGTCCTTGACGGTGGCGACGATGACGTCACCGATGCCTGCGTAGCGACGGCCGGATCCACCGAGAACGCGAATGGTAAGGATTTCCTTAGCACCCGTGTTGTCGGCGACCTTCAGTCGCGACTCCTGCTGAATCAATTTCTACTCCTTGCGTCGCGCCGGTTCTCAGACCGAAATCATGCATACGGAATGAGCCTTGCGGAACGGTTGATCGGGGTGTCTCTTGACCTGCCTGGATTTTGCCAGAACAGGCCTAAACGCCCGTGCCACGAGCATCAGCTTCCCTTGCAGAAAACTCTGCGCGGGGCAGTATGCAGCGGCACGATTGTTTACGAGGTGGTTGACGACGCACTAATGGCGCCATACAAACTCAATATCCTAGCACGTTTCCAGCCTTCGACCGAAACGGGCAGGAAAGCGGAAAGGTCCGCATTCCGTAGGGAATGCGGACCTTTCCAGTGAATCCATGCCGGGCGGGCCCGGCGGCGGATTTACTTGGCCTTTTCGAGGATCTCCACCAGGCGGAACCGCTTGGTAGCGGACAGCGGGCGGGTCTCGGCGATCAGAACGAGGTCGCCGATGCCGGCGGTGTTCTGCTCGTCGTGAGCCTTGATCTTCGAGGTGCGGCGAATAACCTTGCCGTACAGAGCGTGCTTCACGCGGTCTTCAACCTCGACAACGATGGTCTTTTCCATCTTGTCGGAGACAACGTAGCCGCGACGCGTCTTACGGTAACCGCGCTGTTCAGCGCTGGCTGCTGCTTCCGTCACGTTTTCCTTCTCGCTCACTTGGCGTCCTCTCCAGCTTCAACCTCGGCCTTTTCAGCCTTGGCAGCCTTCTTGGACTTCTTTTCTTCCTTGGCTTCCACAACCGGTGCGGCAACCTCGGCACGAATGCCCAGCTCGCGCTCACGGAGAACGGTGTAGATGCGTGCGATGTCCTTCTTTACCGCGCGCAGGCGACCGTGGTTCTCCAGCTGTCCGGTGGCGGACTGGAAACGCAGGTTGAACAGCTCTTCCTTGGACTTGCGGAGTTCTTCAACGAGACGCTCGTTGTCGAAACCGTCCAGCTGTGCGGGTGCGAGATCCTTCGACCCTACTGCCATTTCTATTCACCACCTTCGCGACGCACAATGCGTGCCTTCAACGGCAGCTTGTGGATTGCCAGGCGCAGGGCCTCGCGAGCTACCTCTTCATTGACACCGGAGAGTTCGAAGAGAACCCGGCCCGGCTTGACGTTTGCGACCCACCATTCCGGAGAACCCTTACCGGAACCCATACGGGTTTCAGCAGGCTTCTTCGTCAGCGGACGGTCCGGGTAGATGTTGATCCAGACCTTACCGCCACGCTTGATGTGGCGGGTCATCGCGATACGAGCGGACTCGATCTGACGGTTGGTAACGTATGCCGGGCTCAGGGCCTGGATACCGTACTCACCGAAGCTGACCTTGGTGCCGCCCGTAGCAGCGCCGGAACGACCCGGGTGGTGCTGCTTACGGTGCTTGACTCGACGTGGGATAAGCATTTAAGCCTGTCCTCCTTCTGCTGCAGGAGCAGCAGCTTCAGCGGCCGGTGCTTCAACGGCAGCAGGTGCTGCCTCAGCTGCCGGACGGTCGTTACGACGACGGCGGTCGCCACCCGGGCGGCCCGGACGGTCTCCTGCACGGCCACGGGACGGAGCAGCAGCTGCCTGCTGGGCCAGTTCCTTGGCGGTTACGTCACCCTTGTAGATCCAAACCTTCACACCGATGCGGCCGAAGGTGGTCTTGGCTTCGTAGAAGCCGTAGTCGATGTTCGCACGGAGGGTGTGCAGGGGCACACGGCCTTCGCGGTAGAACTCCGAGCGGGACATTTCTGCGCCACCCAGACGGCCCGAGCAAGCAACACGGATGCCCTTGGCACCAACGCGCTGTGCCGACTGCATTGCCTTCTTCATCGCACGGCGGAAAGCCACGCGGGAAGTCAGCTGCTCAGCGATGCCCTGGGCAACAAGCTGTGCTTCCATCTCGGGGTTCTTGACCTCGAGGATGTTCAGCTGGACCTGCTTGCCGGTGAGCTTTTCGAGCTCGCCGCGGATGCGGTCTGCTTCGGCGCCGCGGCGGCCGATAACGATACCCGGGCGTGCCGTGTGGATATCCACGCGGACACGGTCACGGGTGCGCTCGATCTCGACCTTGGCGATACCGGCGCGCTCCATGCCGGTGGACATGAGCTGACGGATCTTGATGTCCTCGCGGACGAAGTCCTTGTAGCGCTGTCCGGGCTTGGTGCTGTCAGCGAACCAGTGCGAAACGTGGTCGGTGGTGATGCCGAGTCGGAACCCGTGCGGGTTTACTTTCTGTCCCACTTAGCGAGCCTCCTCTTTCTCCGGGGTTGCCACGACCAAAGTGATGTGGCTGGTCCGCTTCCTGATGCGGTAGGCGCGGCCCTGGGCACGCGGCTGGAACCGCTTCATGGTCGGGCCTTCGTCAACGAATGCTTCGCTGATGAACAGGTCGCTGTCGTCGAATGCAACGCCGTCACGGTCCGCGAGG
Proteins encoded:
- the rplV gene encoding 50S ribosomal protein L22; the protein is MEAKAIARHIRVTPMKARRVVNLVRGKQANEALAILKFAPQAASEPVFKVLQSAMANARVLADRDGVAFDDSDLFISEAFVDEGPTMKRFQPRAQGRAYRIRKRTSHITLVVATPEKEEAR
- the rplX gene encoding 50S ribosomal protein L24; translation: MAKIKKGDLVQVITGAKQERGGDRGKQGKVLRVFPDTNRVLVEGINRVTKHTKVGQSQRGTKTGGIEVVEAPIHVSNVALVDPSTKKPTRVGFRLDTVEKDGRTKTVRIRVSKATGKDI
- the rpmC gene encoding 50S ribosomal protein L29 translates to MAVGSKDLAPAQLDGFDNERLVEELRKSKEELFNLRFQSATGQLENHGRLRAVKKDIARIYTVLRERELGIRAEVAAPVVEAKEEKKSKKAAKAEKAEVEAGEDAK
- the rpsQ gene encoding 30S ribosomal protein S17; its protein translation is MSEKENVTEAAASAEQRGYRKTRRGYVVSDKMEKTIVVEVEDRVKHALYGKVIRRTSKIKAHDEQNTAGIGDLVLIAETRPLSATKRFRLVEILEKAK
- the rplE gene encoding 50S ribosomal protein L5 — translated: MTETLETPVKIVPRLKTKYAETIKKSLQDEFNYANVNQVPRLVKVVVNMGVGDAAKDSKLIDGAVRDLTLITGQKPQVTKARKSIAQFKLREGMPIGAHATLRGDRMWEFVDRLVSLALPRIRDFRGLNGKQFDGNGNYTFGLTEQVMFHEIDQDSIDRVRGMDITVVTTAKTDDEGRALLKALGFPFKTEN
- the rpsC gene encoding 30S ribosomal protein S3, producing the protein MGQKVNPHGFRLGITTDHVSHWFADSTKPGQRYKDFVREDIKIRQLMSTGMERAGIAKVEIERTRDRVRVDIHTARPGIVIGRRGAEADRIRGELEKLTGKQVQLNILEVKNPEMEAQLVAQGIAEQLTSRVAFRRAMKKAMQSAQRVGAKGIRVACSGRLGGAEMSRSEFYREGRVPLHTLRANIDYGFYEAKTTFGRIGVKVWIYKGDVTAKELAQQAAAAPSRGRAGDRPGRPGGDRRRRNDRPAAEAAPAAVEAPAAEAAAPAAEGGQA
- the rplN gene encoding 50S ribosomal protein L14 encodes the protein MIQQESRLKVADNTGAKEILTIRVLGGSGRRYAGIGDVIVATVKDAIPGGNVKKGDVVKAVIVRTKKERRRADGSYIKFDENAAVILKNDGDPRGTRIFGPVGRELRDKKFMKIVSLAPEVL
- the rplF gene encoding 50S ribosomal protein L6, with the translated sequence MSRIGRLPITVPAGVEVKLDGSVISVKGSKGELSHTVASPIEVSLEENTLTVTRPNDERNSRSLHGLTRTLIANMIQGVTEGYEKKLEIVGTGYRVQAKGSDLEFALGFSHPVNVSAPEGITFVVEGPTKLSVAGINKQQVGEVAANIRKLRKPDPYKGKGVRYAGEVIRRKVGKAGK
- the rplP gene encoding 50S ribosomal protein L16, whose translation is MLIPRRVKHRKQHHPGRSGAATGGTKVSFGEYGIQALSPAYVTNRQIESARIAMTRHIKRGGKVWINIYPDRPLTKKPAETRMGSGKGSPEWWVANVKPGRVLFELSGVNEEVAREALRLAIHKLPLKARIVRREGGE
- the rpsH gene encoding 30S ribosomal protein S8 → MTMTDPVADMLTRLRNANSAYHDSVSMPYSKLKARVADILKAEGFIAGWKEEDAEVGKKLTIDLKFGPNRERSIAGVRRISKPGLRVYAKSTNLPHVLGGLGIAILSTSSGLLTDKQAGKKGVGGEVLAYVW